A genomic stretch from Kribbella amoyensis includes:
- a CDS encoding neutral zinc metallopeptidase, with protein MKHLSSKKLRGLVGAIALASCAALAMPNAQAVTAGPTAVQPLPVVGEVAEVPPNDSGRDAGWTSASAWNAVRYNKLYNTGAIPASKCKRPNVALNTEYRVRYFEQELVRCMHAVWKSNLWRAGNAKWNVKPNLVVHGYNTIKTSCGSVTGWISFYCSSGNGTIYIPWRQIVTYYSQNPTFAVAYATNTIAHEYGHHVQAMSGLLTASWWRQNHMSKDAGLAESRRRELQASCFGSAYIGANKAYYPMTGGLKAQWDYVVSHSGDRPGYPRDHGSWTSHNFWSQAGFKGNGRYSHPGSCQTWAAPATRIA; from the coding sequence ATGAAACATCTCTCCAGCAAGAAGCTGCGCGGCCTGGTCGGCGCCATCGCCCTGGCCAGCTGCGCGGCACTCGCGATGCCGAATGCTCAGGCCGTCACGGCCGGTCCGACGGCAGTGCAGCCGCTCCCCGTCGTGGGCGAGGTCGCCGAGGTTCCGCCGAACGACTCCGGTCGGGACGCGGGCTGGACCTCGGCCAGCGCCTGGAACGCGGTGCGGTACAACAAGCTCTACAACACCGGCGCCATCCCGGCGTCCAAGTGCAAGCGGCCCAACGTCGCGCTGAACACGGAGTACCGGGTCCGGTACTTCGAGCAGGAACTCGTCCGCTGCATGCACGCGGTCTGGAAGAGCAACCTGTGGCGGGCCGGCAACGCCAAGTGGAACGTCAAGCCGAACCTGGTCGTGCACGGCTACAACACGATCAAGACCTCCTGCGGCTCGGTGACCGGCTGGATCTCCTTCTACTGCTCGTCGGGCAACGGGACCATCTACATCCCGTGGCGCCAGATCGTCACCTACTACTCGCAGAACCCGACGTTCGCCGTGGCGTACGCGACCAACACGATCGCGCACGAGTACGGTCACCACGTCCAGGCGATGAGCGGCCTGCTGACCGCCTCCTGGTGGCGGCAGAACCACATGTCCAAGGACGCGGGCCTGGCCGAGAGCCGTCGTCGTGAGCTGCAGGCGTCCTGCTTCGGCTCCGCGTACATCGGCGCCAACAAGGCCTACTACCCGATGACCGGTGGGCTGAAGGCGCAGTGGGACTACGTCGTCTCGCACTCCGGCGACCGTCCGGGCTACCCGCGGGACCACGGCTCGTGGACCAGCCACAACTTCTGGTCGCAGGCCGGTTTCAAGGGCAACGGCCGGTACAGCCACCCGGGCAGCTGCCAGACCTGGGCCGCCCCGGCGACCCGGATCGCCTGA
- a CDS encoding phospho-sugar mutase → MTANDAALTRTAAAAWLAEDPDPDTRAELRQLLDSAADAELADRFAGTLEFGTAGLRGAVGAGPNRMNRVVVIRAAAGLCAYLKANGLTDGPVLIGYDARHKSDVFAQDTAAVVRGAGLDAILLDRPAPTPVVAFGIRHLDAVAGVVVTASHNPPQDNGYKVYLGDGSQIVPPADSEIAAAIDAVGPLASVPRGDDWQTIGDELLDAYLERIATLVPPDAPRALTVAYTPLHGVGRALVERAVERAGFAVPAVVPSQADPDPDFPTVSFPNPEEPGAIDAALELARAQGADLAVANDPDADRCAVAVPDPAADGGWRMLRGDELGGLLGEFLLSPHPDGVAACSIVSSSLLGKIAAAYGVRYTETLTGFKWIGRVPDLVFGYEEALGYCVDPAAVKDKDGVSTLIRVLQLGARAKAAGRTLPDLLDDLAKKYGLHATDQLSVRVEDLSLIAQAMERLRATPPTELGGHTVDRVDDLSEGSADLPPTDGLRYTLSGGARVVVRPSGTEPKLKCYLEVVIPVRADDVPAARTQAATELAAIKRDLATAAGI, encoded by the coding sequence GTGACCGCCAACGATGCCGCTCTCACCCGTACCGCCGCCGCTGCCTGGCTCGCGGAGGACCCTGATCCCGACACGCGGGCGGAGCTGCGGCAACTGCTGGACTCCGCGGCCGACGCCGAGCTCGCGGACCGGTTCGCCGGGACGCTGGAGTTCGGGACCGCCGGGCTCCGCGGAGCCGTCGGCGCCGGGCCGAACCGGATGAACCGGGTCGTCGTGATCCGCGCCGCCGCCGGCCTCTGCGCGTACCTGAAGGCCAACGGGCTGACCGACGGCCCGGTCCTGATCGGGTACGACGCCCGGCACAAGTCCGACGTCTTCGCCCAGGACACCGCGGCCGTGGTCCGCGGGGCCGGGCTCGACGCGATCCTGCTGGACCGGCCCGCCCCGACCCCGGTGGTCGCCTTCGGGATCCGGCACCTGGACGCCGTCGCCGGAGTGGTCGTCACCGCCTCGCACAACCCGCCGCAGGACAACGGGTACAAGGTCTATCTCGGCGACGGCTCGCAGATCGTGCCGCCCGCGGACAGCGAGATCGCCGCCGCGATCGACGCGGTCGGCCCGCTGGCCTCCGTCCCCCGGGGCGACGACTGGCAGACGATCGGCGACGAGCTGCTGGACGCGTATCTGGAGCGCATCGCGACCCTGGTCCCACCCGACGCACCGCGGGCGTTGACGGTCGCGTACACGCCGCTGCACGGGGTAGGCCGCGCCCTGGTGGAGCGGGCGGTCGAGCGCGCGGGCTTCGCCGTACCGGCCGTAGTGCCGTCGCAGGCCGACCCGGATCCCGACTTCCCGACGGTGTCGTTTCCGAATCCTGAGGAGCCCGGCGCGATCGACGCGGCGCTGGAGCTGGCCCGGGCCCAGGGGGCGGACCTGGCCGTGGCGAACGACCCGGACGCGGATCGCTGCGCGGTCGCGGTCCCGGATCCGGCCGCGGACGGCGGGTGGCGGATGCTCCGCGGGGACGAGCTGGGCGGGTTGCTCGGGGAGTTCCTGCTGTCGCCGCACCCCGACGGCGTGGCCGCCTGTTCGATCGTGTCGTCGTCGTTGCTGGGCAAGATCGCGGCGGCGTACGGGGTCCGGTACACCGAGACGCTCACCGGGTTCAAGTGGATCGGCCGCGTCCCGGACCTGGTCTTCGGGTACGAGGAGGCGCTCGGGTACTGCGTGGATCCGGCGGCCGTGAAGGACAAGGACGGTGTGTCCACACTGATCCGGGTGCTCCAGCTCGGCGCCCGGGCGAAGGCGGCCGGGCGGACCTTGCCCGACCTGCTGGACGACCTGGCGAAGAAATACGGGCTGCACGCAACCGATCAGCTGTCCGTCCGGGTCGAGGACCTGAGCCTGATCGCGCAGGCGATGGAGCGGTTGCGGGCGACGCCGCCGACCGAGCTGGGCGGCCACACCGTCGACCGGGTGGACGACCTGAGCGAGGGCAGCGCGGACCTGCCGCCGACCGACGGCCTGCGGTACACGCTGTCCGGCGGCGCCCGGGTCGTCGTCCGCCCGTCCGGGACCGAGCCGAAGCTCAAGTGCTACCTGGAAGTGGTGATCCCGGTCCGCGCCGACGACGTCCCCGCGGCCCGGACCCAGGCCGCCACCGAGCTCGCCGCGATCAAGCGCGACCTCGCCACCGCCGCCGGAATCTGA
- a CDS encoding gamma-glutamylcyclotransferase, giving the protein MTLYAAFASNLDPKVMAERCPYSPLRGTGWIVGWRLTFGGEELGWEGAMATVVEDPADPANQVFVALYDVHPKDVERLDEWEWIDQGVYRKIQVRVQTLDGEQLAWMYVLNAYEGGLPSARYLGILAEAAEAAGAPDDYVADLRARPCQSSGH; this is encoded by the coding sequence GTGACCCTGTACGCCGCGTTTGCGTCGAATCTGGACCCGAAGGTGATGGCCGAACGGTGCCCGTACTCCCCCCTGCGCGGGACCGGGTGGATCGTCGGCTGGCGCCTGACCTTCGGAGGCGAGGAACTCGGCTGGGAGGGTGCGATGGCGACCGTCGTCGAGGACCCCGCGGACCCGGCGAACCAGGTCTTCGTCGCGCTCTACGACGTGCACCCCAAGGACGTCGAGCGGCTGGACGAGTGGGAGTGGATCGACCAGGGCGTCTACCGCAAGATCCAGGTCCGGGTGCAGACCCTGGACGGTGAGCAGCTGGCCTGGATGTACGTACTGAACGCCTACGAGGGCGGCCTGCCCTCCGCCCGCTACCTCGGCATCCTCGCCGAGGCCGCCGAGGCCGCCGGCGCACCGGACGACTACGTGGCCGACCTCCGCGCCCGCCCCTGCCAGTCCTCCGGTCACTAG
- a CDS encoding NAD(P)H-quinone dehydrogenase codes for MARVVIIGGGPGGYEAASAAAQLGAEVTVVDSDGIGGSAVLTDCVPSKTLIATAEVMTEVEEAGELGVRLDDGDDDPANSVRVDLSVVNQRVKALAAAQSDGITRRLADDKIRVIHGRGRLDGPQTVLAGDERLEADFVLIATGARPRILAGSEPDGERILTWEQVYELEDLPEKLIVVGSGVTGAEFASAYDALGSEVVLVSSRDRVLPGEDADAAAVLEDVFQRRGLTVLGKSRAESVKRQGDGVVVTLTDGRKVEGSHALLAVGSLPNTDDMGLTESGVSLGDGGFITVDKVSRTTARGVYAAGDCTGVLMLASVAAMQGRIAMSHALGDAVTPLDLSTVSSNVFTAPEIATVGLTQAALDAGGSTALVVKVPLADNARAKMQGVRDGFVKLFCLPNTGIVVGGVVVAPRASELIHPIALAVGARLTVDQVAQSFTVYPSISGSVAEAARRLHLRN; via the coding sequence GTGGCGCGAGTTGTGATCATCGGTGGCGGTCCTGGCGGGTACGAAGCGGCGAGTGCGGCCGCCCAGCTGGGAGCGGAGGTGACGGTCGTCGATTCCGACGGGATCGGCGGATCCGCCGTGCTCACCGACTGTGTTCCGAGCAAAACGCTGATCGCCACCGCCGAGGTGATGACCGAGGTGGAGGAGGCCGGCGAGCTCGGGGTCCGGCTCGACGACGGCGACGACGATCCGGCGAACTCCGTGCGTGTCGATCTCTCCGTCGTCAACCAACGGGTCAAGGCGCTGGCGGCCGCGCAGTCCGACGGCATCACCCGGCGGCTCGCCGACGACAAGATCCGGGTGATCCACGGCCGCGGCCGGCTGGACGGTCCGCAGACGGTCCTGGCCGGTGACGAGCGGCTCGAGGCGGATTTCGTCCTGATCGCCACGGGCGCGCGGCCGCGGATCCTGGCGGGTTCGGAGCCGGACGGTGAGCGGATCCTCACCTGGGAGCAGGTGTACGAGCTCGAGGACCTGCCGGAGAAGCTGATCGTGGTCGGTTCCGGTGTCACTGGCGCCGAGTTCGCCAGCGCGTACGACGCGCTCGGCAGCGAGGTCGTCCTGGTGTCGTCGCGGGACCGGGTGCTCCCGGGCGAGGACGCGGACGCGGCCGCCGTGCTGGAGGACGTGTTCCAGCGGCGTGGCCTGACCGTGCTCGGCAAGTCCCGCGCGGAGTCGGTCAAGCGGCAGGGCGACGGCGTCGTGGTCACGCTCACCGACGGCCGCAAGGTCGAGGGATCGCACGCGCTGCTCGCGGTCGGTTCGCTGCCGAACACCGATGACATGGGACTGACCGAGTCGGGCGTGTCGCTGGGCGACGGCGGCTTCATCACGGTCGACAAGGTGTCCCGGACCACGGCTCGCGGCGTGTACGCGGCCGGTGACTGTACGGGGGTGCTGATGCTCGCCTCGGTGGCCGCGATGCAGGGCCGGATCGCGATGTCGCACGCCCTCGGCGACGCGGTCACCCCGCTGGACCTGTCCACGGTCTCCTCGAACGTCTTCACCGCACCCGAGATCGCCACCGTCGGCCTGACCCAGGCGGCCCTGGACGCGGGCGGCAGTACGGCGCTGGTCGTGAAGGTGCCGCTGGCCGACAACGCGCGGGCCAAGATGCAGGGCGTCCGGGACGGGTTCGTGAAGCTGTTCTGCCTGCCGAACACCGGCATCGTGGTCGGTGGTGTGGTGGTCGCGCCGCGGGCGTCGGAGCTGATCCACCCGATCGCGCTCGCCGTCGGGGCCCGGCTGACCGTCGACCAGGTGGCCCAGTCGTTCACCGTCTACCCGTCCATCTCCGGCTCGGTCGCCGAGGCGGCCCGCCGGTTGCACCTGCGGAACTGA
- a CDS encoding muconolactone Delta-isomerase family protein, with amino-acid sequence MKFLVLWQIELSLLSPEMARAVGAMPEYGRRLEQEGKVLSRYHVVGSHGGAWIYEVGSHEEFERLLGRAPVFNFARYTVYPLAEMDSGPAAD; translated from the coding sequence ATGAAGTTCCTCGTGCTCTGGCAGATCGAGCTGAGCCTGCTCTCCCCGGAGATGGCCCGGGCGGTCGGCGCGATGCCGGAGTACGGGCGGCGGCTGGAGCAGGAGGGCAAGGTGCTGTCGCGGTACCACGTGGTCGGCTCGCACGGCGGGGCCTGGATCTACGAGGTCGGCTCGCACGAGGAGTTCGAGCGGCTGCTGGGGCGGGCGCCGGTGTTCAACTTCGCCCGCTACACGGTGTACCCGCTGGCCGAGATGGACTCCGGGCCAGCCGCTGATTGA
- a CDS encoding helix-turn-helix domain-containing protein yields the protein MFEDSDAVAVDRHLIVTHRLRARRLQLGLTQKQVVTRLARRGIRTTNKTLSSFEHGAGVDVVRLPELAAALDCTVTYLLGLTETPTSWIPDLADGFAKPADPVRERRATDGRWILGPDVPSRPTRR from the coding sequence ATGTTCGAAGACTCCGACGCTGTCGCCGTCGACCGGCACCTGATCGTGACGCACCGGCTCCGCGCCCGCCGGCTCCAGCTCGGCCTGACGCAGAAGCAAGTGGTCACCCGGCTGGCGCGACGCGGGATCCGGACGACGAACAAGACCCTCAGCAGCTTCGAGCACGGCGCCGGCGTGGACGTGGTCCGGTTGCCCGAACTGGCCGCGGCCCTGGACTGCACGGTCACCTACCTGCTCGGGCTGACCGAGACCCCGACGAGCTGGATCCCGGACCTCGCCGACGGCTTCGCGAAGCCGGCCGACCCGGTCCGTGAGCGGCGAGCCACGGACGGCCGGTGGATCCTCGGACCGGACGTTCCCTCCCGGCCGACACGGCGCTGA
- a CDS encoding DUF6390 family protein — MTEGPTLFVRYALAPNRLGYCGPSDGSTFFEYGVTGRVDPGLRTLARQFEGAWPQLQRIAAASGAVDPLDREVVEAYWIGNRLLDRAGTAEGELPHHSFQVFCAYPWFDLLDDERSSEQALRVLDQCRIRWGRVVADTGEHVVVESRPLVRRTGGLVLGPLRQETVIRGVDGMSLVGPLRPGEWVSLHWEWVCDRLTPAHLAALRRYSAHHLELANQRHALVR; from the coding sequence GTGACCGAGGGCCCGACCCTCTTCGTCCGGTACGCGCTCGCGCCCAACCGGCTCGGGTACTGCGGCCCGTCGGACGGCAGCACGTTCTTCGAGTACGGCGTGACCGGGCGGGTCGACCCCGGGCTGCGCACCCTGGCTCGTCAGTTCGAGGGTGCGTGGCCGCAACTCCAGCGGATCGCAGCCGCGAGCGGGGCCGTGGATCCGCTCGACCGCGAGGTGGTCGAGGCGTACTGGATCGGCAACCGGCTGCTCGACCGGGCCGGGACCGCGGAAGGCGAGCTGCCGCACCACAGTTTCCAGGTGTTCTGCGCGTACCCGTGGTTCGACCTGCTCGACGACGAACGCAGCAGCGAGCAGGCGTTGCGGGTACTGGACCAGTGCCGGATCAGGTGGGGCCGCGTCGTCGCGGACACGGGCGAGCACGTCGTGGTCGAGTCACGGCCGCTGGTCCGGCGTACCGGCGGGCTGGTCCTCGGTCCGCTGCGCCAGGAAACGGTGATCCGGGGAGTGGACGGGATGAGCCTGGTCGGGCCCCTTCGTCCCGGTGAATGGGTCTCCCTGCATTGGGAGTGGGTCTGCGATCGCCTGACCCCGGCGCACCTGGCCGCGCTCCGCCGGTACTCGGCCCACCACCTGGAACTCGCGAATCAGCGGCACGCGCTGGTCCGGTGA
- a CDS encoding HypC/HybG/HupF family hydrogenase formation chaperone, with amino-acid sequence MCLGIPGRIVSTDPGNDLGRVEVAGVVREINLSLLDGPFVPGEYILIHSGFALERMTAERAADALAFFGAEP; translated from the coding sequence ATGTGCCTGGGCATCCCCGGCCGGATCGTCAGTACGGACCCGGGCAACGATCTCGGCCGGGTCGAGGTCGCCGGGGTGGTGCGCGAGATCAACCTGTCCCTGCTGGACGGGCCGTTCGTCCCCGGGGAGTACATCCTGATCCACAGCGGGTTCGCGCTCGAGCGGATGACCGCGGAACGCGCCGCGGACGCCCTCGCGTTCTTCGGGGCCGAGCCGTGA
- a CDS encoding hydrogenase maturation protease, whose amino-acid sequence MTARILVAGLGNLFCTDDGFGVSVVQRLAGRTWPAGVEVSDFGIRGIHLAYQLLEPYDLVVLVDAIDRGGPPGTVYVVEAEPADEPGPEVSMDAHDLAPDAVLALVPRLGGTLGPVVVVGCQPADLGTGLGLTPAVEAAVDEAAEAVTELVLAAVAGTREGV is encoded by the coding sequence ATGACCGCGCGGATCCTGGTGGCCGGACTGGGCAACCTGTTCTGTACCGACGACGGGTTCGGCGTCTCGGTGGTCCAGCGGCTGGCCGGGCGGACCTGGCCGGCCGGGGTCGAGGTGAGCGACTTCGGCATCCGCGGCATCCACCTCGCGTACCAGCTGCTGGAGCCGTACGACCTGGTGGTGCTGGTGGACGCGATCGACCGCGGTGGACCGCCGGGCACCGTGTACGTGGTCGAGGCGGAACCGGCCGACGAGCCGGGGCCCGAGGTCAGCATGGACGCGCACGACCTGGCACCCGACGCGGTGCTCGCCCTGGTCCCGCGACTCGGCGGCACCCTGGGACCGGTCGTGGTGGTCGGCTGCCAGCCCGCGGACCTCGGGACCGGGCTCGGTCTCACGCCCGCGGTGGAGGCAGCCGTGGACGAGGCGGCCGAGGCAGTCACCGAGCTCGTCCTCGCCGCGGTCGCCGGGACCCGGGAAGGAGTCTGA
- a CDS encoding DUF6084 family protein: MVDLEFTCLGADSDRYAAAPTILLHLRVTETTGTPVHVLALRSQIRIEPVRRRYDDEEAAALADLFGSRDRWGETLKPLQFAFVSQLLPGFTGSTEVDLQLPCSYDFEVAAHKYLYGLREGGAPLLLLFNGTIFTGQAGHLAVTPVAWQKETRYELPVSVWRDAMDQHFPGASWLRLRRDTFDRLYAYRVREALPGWDDAIDRLLKEQQP; encoded by the coding sequence ATGGTTGACCTGGAGTTCACCTGCCTGGGCGCCGACTCGGACCGGTACGCCGCGGCCCCGACGATCCTGCTGCACCTGCGCGTCACCGAGACCACGGGGACGCCGGTCCACGTGCTCGCGTTGCGCAGCCAGATCCGGATCGAGCCGGTACGCCGCCGGTACGACGACGAGGAGGCCGCGGCGCTCGCGGACCTGTTCGGGTCCCGGGACCGCTGGGGCGAGACGCTCAAGCCGTTGCAGTTCGCGTTCGTGTCCCAGTTGCTGCCCGGGTTCACCGGCTCGACCGAGGTGGACCTGCAGTTGCCGTGCAGCTACGACTTCGAGGTGGCCGCGCACAAGTACCTCTACGGGCTGCGCGAAGGCGGTGCGCCGCTGTTGCTGCTGTTCAACGGGACGATCTTCACCGGACAGGCGGGGCATCTCGCCGTCACCCCGGTGGCGTGGCAGAAGGAGACCCGGTACGAGCTGCCGGTGTCGGTGTGGCGGGACGCGATGGACCAGCACTTCCCGGGCGCGTCCTGGTTGCGGCTGCGGCGGGACACGTTCGACCGGCTGTACGCGTACCGCGTCCGCGAGGCGCTACCGGGCTGGGACGACGCGATCGACCGGCTGTTGAAAGAGCAGCAGCCATGA
- a CDS encoding DUF5947 family protein, with protein MRTSASLRSLARGSPVRPQGPAATPDPAAVLGRFTGGSRAQGAPGEQCEMCAVPIGPVHPHVADVPDHRLLCTCRPCYLLFSTTAASRGHYRAVPETYRHYADFALTPAQWDSLGIPVDLAFFYRQTEGDRYVAFYPSPGGATESLLDLAGWDEVVAANPLLGELIPDVEAVLLRRTGDGVECHLVPIDACYELVGLVRQSWEGFAGGEEVWQRIDEFFARIRERGDG; from the coding sequence GTGAGGACCTCGGCTTCGCTGCGCTCGCTCGCGCGCGGCTCGCCTGTACGACCGCAGGGTCCGGCCGCAACGCCGGATCCCGCGGCCGTGTTGGGCCGGTTCACCGGCGGCTCCCGGGCCCAGGGTGCGCCGGGTGAGCAGTGCGAGATGTGCGCGGTCCCGATCGGCCCTGTGCACCCGCACGTCGCCGACGTCCCGGACCATCGGCTGCTGTGTACCTGCCGGCCGTGCTATCTCCTGTTCAGTACGACGGCCGCGTCCCGTGGGCACTACCGCGCCGTCCCGGAGACGTATCGGCACTACGCCGACTTCGCCCTCACCCCGGCCCAGTGGGACTCGCTAGGGATTCCGGTCGACCTCGCGTTCTTCTACCGGCAGACCGAGGGCGATCGGTACGTCGCGTTCTACCCGAGTCCGGGTGGTGCCACCGAGTCGCTGCTCGACCTGGCCGGGTGGGACGAGGTGGTCGCCGCGAATCCGTTGCTGGGCGAGCTGATCCCCGACGTCGAGGCCGTTCTGCTGCGCCGGACCGGGGACGGGGTCGAGTGTCACCTGGTCCCGATCGACGCCTGCTACGAACTGGTCGGGCTGGTCCGGCAGTCGTGGGAGGGCTTCGCGGGTGGCGAGGAGGTCTGGCAGCGGATCGACGAGTTCTTCGCCCGGATCCGGGAGCGTGGCGATGGTTGA
- a CDS encoding NifU family protein yields MDAPTEVAAVQQLGERIDVLLDEVQREATPAVTAKVEELVRAVLSLHGAGLERLLGRLDEARTRDLLEDDLVAGLLLLHDLHPDDVGTRIQAALDRVRPYLGSHAGGIDYLGLDDDGVVHLRLQGSCDGCPGSTTTVRLTVENAVLDAAPEAVAVEVEGMVEATPRQTLLTIEPFRPHEESAGWHRLKLSVAPGEVQRVTGLDLFVANLAGTLFAYLNNCPVCSATLHTGALTGDELTCSRCATHYDVRLAGRAKDGGEPLEPLPLLPDGEDWKIAVPGRQPV; encoded by the coding sequence ATGGACGCACCGACGGAGGTCGCCGCGGTCCAGCAGCTCGGCGAGCGGATCGACGTCCTGCTCGACGAGGTGCAGCGGGAGGCCACGCCCGCAGTGACCGCGAAGGTCGAGGAACTGGTGCGCGCCGTTCTCTCGTTGCACGGTGCCGGACTGGAACGGCTGCTGGGCCGGCTGGACGAAGCGCGGACCCGGGACCTGCTCGAGGACGACCTGGTCGCCGGGTTGCTGCTGCTGCACGATCTCCATCCCGACGACGTCGGCACCCGGATCCAGGCGGCGCTGGACCGGGTCCGGCCGTACCTGGGCTCGCACGCGGGCGGGATCGACTACCTCGGGCTGGACGACGACGGCGTGGTGCACCTGAGGTTGCAGGGCAGCTGCGACGGCTGCCCAGGTTCCACCACGACCGTTCGGCTGACCGTGGAGAACGCCGTCCTCGACGCGGCGCCCGAGGCCGTGGCGGTCGAGGTGGAGGGCATGGTCGAGGCCACGCCACGACAGACCCTGCTGACGATCGAGCCGTTCCGGCCGCACGAGGAGAGTGCGGGCTGGCACCGGCTGAAGCTCTCGGTCGCTCCCGGTGAGGTCCAGCGGGTGACCGGTCTCGACCTGTTCGTCGCCAACCTGGCCGGCACATTGTTTGCCTATCTCAACAATTGCCCGGTCTGCTCGGCGACCTTGCACACCGGCGCGCTGACAGGTGACGAGCTCACCTGTTCCCGCTGCGCCACCCACTATGACGTACGGCTGGCCGGCCGAGCGAAAGACGGCGGAGAACCGTTGGAGCCACTGCCACTGTTGCCCGACGGAGAGGACTGGAAGATCGCAGTACCGGGGAGGCAACCAGTGTGA
- a CDS encoding nickel-dependent hydrogenase large subunit gives MTTTAPKTSGREASKAESDVVEMAWDPITRIVGSLGIYANVDFKQKVVQECHSTSSIFRGYSIFMKGKDPRDAHFITSRICGICGDNHATCSVYAQNMAYGVAPPHLGEWIVNLGEAAEYMFDHNIFQENLVGVDYCERMVKETNSGVLELANRTQAPHTADHGYRTIGDIMRALNPLEGEFYREALHVSRYTREMFCLMEGRHVHPSTLYPGGVGTVATIQLFTDYLTRLMRYVEFMKKVVPLHDDLFDFFYEALPGYEEVGRRRILLGCWGSLNDPAVCDFRYQTMETWGRRMFVTPGVIVDGELVTNSLVDINLGLRILLGSSYYDDWAGGGYEKFVDVDPLGNAIDVRHPWNQHTLPKPQKRDFSNAYSWTMSPRWFDGKDHLALDTGGGPLARLWSTALSGLVSTDYVQATGHSVKIQLPRTALKPATEYEWQIPRWSNAIERNRARTYFQAYSAALALHFCEKAMAEVRAGRTETWTPFKVPEEAISCGFTEAVRGVLSHHVVIREGKIANYHPYPPTPWNGSVRDSYGTPGPYEDAVQNTPIFEENPPDRFKGIDIMRAVRSFDPCLPCGVHMFVGNGQEKSHLHSPTIAVKPY, from the coding sequence ATGACCACCACCGCACCGAAGACGAGCGGCCGGGAAGCCTCGAAGGCCGAGTCCGACGTCGTCGAGATGGCCTGGGACCCGATCACCCGGATCGTCGGCAGCCTCGGCATCTACGCCAACGTGGACTTCAAGCAGAAGGTCGTCCAGGAGTGCCACAGCACCTCGTCGATCTTCCGCGGCTACAGCATCTTCATGAAGGGCAAGGACCCGCGGGACGCGCACTTCATCACCAGCCGGATCTGCGGGATCTGCGGCGACAACCACGCCACCTGCTCGGTGTACGCGCAGAACATGGCCTACGGCGTCGCCCCGCCGCATCTCGGCGAGTGGATCGTCAACCTCGGCGAGGCCGCGGAGTACATGTTCGACCACAACATCTTCCAGGAGAACCTGGTCGGGGTGGACTACTGCGAACGGATGGTGAAGGAGACCAACTCGGGCGTGCTGGAGCTGGCGAACCGGACCCAGGCACCGCACACGGCCGACCACGGGTACCGGACGATCGGCGACATCATGCGGGCGCTGAACCCGCTGGAGGGCGAGTTCTACCGGGAGGCGCTGCACGTCAGCCGCTACACCCGGGAGATGTTCTGCCTGATGGAGGGCCGGCACGTACACCCGTCGACGCTGTACCCCGGCGGCGTCGGCACGGTGGCGACGATCCAGCTGTTCACCGACTATCTGACCCGGCTGATGCGCTACGTCGAGTTCATGAAGAAGGTCGTGCCGTTGCACGACGACCTGTTCGACTTCTTCTACGAGGCGCTGCCCGGCTACGAGGAGGTCGGCCGGCGGCGGATCCTGCTCGGTTGCTGGGGCAGCCTGAACGACCCGGCGGTGTGCGACTTCCGGTACCAGACGATGGAGACCTGGGGGCGGCGGATGTTCGTCACCCCCGGCGTCATCGTCGACGGTGAGCTGGTGACCAACAGCCTGGTCGACATCAACCTCGGCCTGCGGATCCTGCTCGGCAGCTCGTACTACGACGACTGGGCCGGTGGCGGGTACGAGAAGTTCGTCGACGTGGACCCGCTCGGCAACGCGATCGACGTCCGGCACCCGTGGAACCAGCACACGCTGCCGAAACCGCAGAAGCGCGACTTCTCGAACGCGTACAGCTGGACGATGTCGCCGCGCTGGTTCGACGGCAAGGACCACCTGGCCCTGGACACCGGTGGCGGCCCGCTCGCCCGGCTGTGGTCGACCGCGCTGTCCGGCCTGGTCAGCACCGACTACGTGCAGGCCACCGGGCACAGCGTGAAGATCCAGCTGCCCAGGACGGCGCTCAAGCCGGCCACGGAGTACGAGTGGCAGATCCCGCGCTGGAGCAACGCGATCGAGCGGAACCGGGCCCGGACCTACTTCCAGGCGTACTCCGCGGCGCTCGCGCTGCACTTCTGCGAGAAGGCGATGGCCGAGGTCAGGGCCGGCCGGACCGAGACGTGGACACCGTTCAAGGTGCCCGAGGAGGCCATCTCCTGCGGGTTCACCGAGGCGGTCCGCGGCGTCCTGTCGCACCACGTGGTGATCCGCGAGGGCAAGATCGCGAACTATCACCCGTACCCACCGACCCCGTGGAACGGCAGCGTCCGGGACAGCTACGGCACCCCGGGACCGTACGAGGACGCGGTGCAGAACACGCCGATCTTCGAGGAGAACCCACCGGACCGGTTCAAGGGCATCGACATCATGCGGGCGGTCCGCAGCTTCGACCCGTGTCTGCCCTGCGGGGTGCACATGTTCGTCGGCAACGGACAGGAGAAGTCCCACCTGCACTCGCCCACGATCGCCGTCAAGCCGTACTGA